TCAGAATCGAGTATTTAGCCTTACGGGATGGTCCCCGTGGATTCAAGCAGGGTTTCTCGTGCCCCGCCTTACTCAGGTATCGACTTCGAGTCTGGATCAATTTCGCCTACGCGCCTGTCACGCTCTGTGGGACGGCTTTCCAACCGTCTTCAGCTATCGACCAGATTGGTAACTCTACTGTTGTCGACCCTACAACCCCCGAGATACCGAAATATCACGGGTTTGGGCTAATTCCGAGTTCGCTCGCCACTACTATCGGAATCGAGGTTTCTTTCTTCTCCTGGAGGTACTGAGATGGTTCACTTCCCTCCGTTCGCTTGCACTCACCTATGTATTCAGTGAGGCATAACATGGGTTTACCATGCTGGGTTTCCCCATTCGGAAATCTCCGGATCAAAACCTGTGTGCGGTTCCCCGAAGCTTATCGCAGCTTGCCACGTCCTTCATCGCCTGATTCTGCCAAGGCATCCACCGTGCGCCCTTAGTAGCTTGACCATAAAATTTACTCGCACCCAGCTTTCACTGATCTGCGGCAAACTTATGTATATTTTAGTCCGCCTTTGTTAGTCACCCCTTCGGAGGATTAGCCCGAAGGAACTAACGAAAATTATCTAAAGACACTCAACAATTCATGAATCAATCAGCTTGTAGCGCGGAAACTACCCACGCATACTGATTGCTCAGCCTTGTAGTTATATTTACCCAATCTATTCAGTTGTCAAAAATCGTCGGGCTTCGCAATTTGCGTCGCCTACGCGCTCTGAAGCGCGCTTGAGACAAGCTCAAGAGCCAACCGCTGTGCGGCTCGTTCTTGAGTTCGTTGTACCTTAGAGAGGAATGGTGGAGCTGACCGGGATCGAACCGATGACATCCTGCTTGCAAAGCAGGCGCTCTCCCAACTGAGCTACAGCCCCATGCCTTCAACCAGTGTATCACTGATTGATCTCTTGAGAAGTGGTGGGCCTGGATAGATTCGAACTATCGACCTCACCCTTATCAGGGGTGCGCTCTAGCCAACTGAGCTACAGGCCCGGCTCGCTAGACTCGCGTCTTAGCAGCTTGCTCTGCANAGCCAAGGTTCCAAAGAACCTGGCGCTTGAGCTCTCTCGAAGGTTTTCGAGGACACAGTTGAACGTGCAAACCAGCTACGCTGGTCTTGACCATCGTTATTGATAAACAGTGATTAAAAGAGGGTTGAGTTCAGAATCTGACCTTCGATCCGAAGATCTCGATCAGTTGTCTGGTCTCGCACTCAACTCAGCCGAAGCTGCCTGCAATCGCAGGACGTTGAGAAGCTTACCAGAGCGTTCTCTTTTAGAAAGGAGGTGATCCAGCCGCAGGTTCTCCTACGGCTACCTTGTTACGACTTCACCCCAATCATGAATTACACCTTGGGCGGCTACTCCCTTGCGGTTAGCTCACCGACTTCTAGTGCAACCCACTTTCGTGATGTGACGGGCGGTGTGTACAAGGCCCGGGAACGTATTCACCGTGGCATGCTGATCCACGATTACTAGCGATTCCAGCTTCATGGAGTCGAGTTGCAGACTCCAATCCGAACTGAGGCCGGCTTTTTCCGATTAGCTCCCCCTCACGGGTTTGCAGCGGTTTGTACCGGCCATTGTAGCACGTGTGTAGCCCTGGACATAAAGGCCATGAGGACTTGACGTCATCCCCGCCTTCCTCCCCGTTATCCGAGGCGGTTCCGCTAGAGTGCTCAACTAAATGGTAGCAACTAGAGGTAAGGGTTGCGCTCGTTGCGGGACTTAACCCAACATCTCACGACACGAGCTGACGACAGCCATGCAGCACCTATATACAGACCCATTGCTGGGAGAACGTATTTCTACGCGTGTCCTGTACATTTCGAGCCCAGGTAAGGTTCTTCGCGTTGCGTCGAATTAAACCACATGCTCCACCGCTTGTGCGGGCCCCCGTCAATTCCTTTGAGTTTCAGCCTTGCGACCGTACTCCCCAGGCGGATTGCTTATCGCGTTAGCTTCGACACAGCAGGATTGGGTACCCGCTACATCAAGCAATCATCGTTTAGGGCTAGGACTACCAGGGTATCTAATCCTGTTTGCTCCCCTAGCTTTCGCGCCTCAGCGTCAGTAATGGTCCAGTGAGCCGCTTTCGCCTCAGGTGTTCCTTCCGATATCTACGCATTTCACCGCTACACCGGAAATTCCACTCACCTCTCCCATACTCAAGCCCGACAGTTTTCGATGCAGGCTATGGGTTGAGCCCATAGATTTCACATCAAACTTGTCAAACCGCCTACGCGCCCTTTACGCCCAATAATTCCGAACAACGCTTGCCCCCCTCGTATTACCGCGGCTGCTGGCACGAAGTTAGCCGGGGCTTCTTCTCTCGGTACCGTCATTATCGTCCCGATCGAAAGGAGTTTACATACCAAGATATTTCTTCCTCCACGCGGCGTTGCTGCGTCAGGGTTTCCCCCATTGCGCAAAATTCCCCACTGCTGCCTCCCGTAGGAGTCTGGACCGTGTTTCAGTTCCAGTGTGTCCGTGCGCCCTCTCAGGCCGGATACAGATCATCGTCTTGGTGGGCCATTACCCCGCCAACTAACTAATCTGCCGCGAACTCCTCTTCAAGCGCATTGCTGCTTTGACCCGTAGGTATTATGCGGTATTAGCCTCGGTTTCCCGAAGTTATTCCCCACTCGAAGGTAGATGATTCACGTGTTACTCACCCGTGCGCCACTTTACTCACAGACCGAAGTCCGCTTTCTCGTGCGACTTGCATGTGTTAGGCACGCCGCCAGCGTTGATTCTGAGCCAGGATCAAACTCTCGTTTAATCTTGGGTTGCATAGCCACCAGGACGGAGGTCCGATGGTTTCTACTATGCGCCTTACTCGCTCGAAACGAGTAAGGATATAACTAGTGAGATTGACTCAACCAAAGTCACGTCATCTCACGACTGGCACGTTCAACCATGTTGTCAAAGATCCTAAGTACTCTCGCCTAAGCGGGCACTTTTGGATCAAGGACGAAATCCGGGCAAAGCCACAGGATCGTGTCCTCGAACTTGATGCGCTGTTTTGTTGACTGTGGGAGAGACTTTATCGCTACTTGCGGGCTACTTCACCGCTTCGCTTCATCTCGTCGCTTCGTCTTGCGCGAACTTTCTAAGAGTATCGAACTCTCGTTCGCTTGTCAACCGCTTATTTTCTCAACCCCTTCAACCAACCTCCGGGCCAGCTCCTGCTGGTTTCTACCCGGCCATCATGGCCTCCTCAAGGCTGCAAAATCTCGCAGCAACAACAGCACAAAAACCTAAAGATCGCACTGCCGACAAGCGACAGCGGAGCACTCAGCTCCCTTAGCTATAAAACCTGCAGTGACTTGGGTTTGGTAAGGGTGGCTCGAAAGCTCTTATCCCACAAACACTTGGACTGCGCTCCGACTGGCCAATACTACACGGCGCGAAGCTCATCGCCGTCTCATACGCTCGCGCGCTTCAACGACTTTTTGAGAGTATCGCAAGCTGCACAACTTTGCAAGCTCACTACTTTCTCACCGTGTTCACTCGTCGTTGCCGACCTCGTGACCACTTGATCTAAGTTATCAGCGAGATCGGCTTTCGGCAAGTTTTGTCAGATTCCGCCCAAATTCACTCACATTCCCGGCATATTCATGCCTTCGCGGCCTCTGTGTGACGTAGTTATGCTCCGGCGATCCACAGGGCCTGAAGCCATCTGAATGCCATCCATCATGGACGGCATCCTTTGTTTCATCCAGATTCGCGCCTCAGCCCGCGTCACTTCCCTGCCATCCGGCAATCGCATCTTCCCACTGGCGAGCTGCAAAGGCATAGTGCAACCGAACCGCTTCATCTGCGCAGAGAGCGTCGCACTCACCGTCCCCGTATAGCAGTTCATGGACGACTGCTTCGTTTTCACGGGGTTTCCGCTGGCGTCCAGCGGAAGCACGTAGTGGTACGCCCCGCCCGGAAACTCCGGCGTAGCGCTGGTGATGCCATTACATGCGTCCAGAGTCACGTCGACGATGTTGCCGTTCACGTCGCGACCGCCGTAGATCGGGAACCCATCGAGCGCGATGCCAATGATGTGCGACGCACCGTAGTGCTCGTCGACGAACCGCCGCAGCTGGTAAAAGCCAAGGCGATGGCGGAAAGCGCAAGCGTCGTAACTACGCGACGAAGGACGCACAGCAACGATGACGCAGAGTGCATGGAAGCAGACCTCTTAAGAAGCTCAATAGACAGGCCCGATGTGGATGCTGCAACTCCTAAACGCTGAACCCACGCGGTTGATTACAGCCATACAGTCGTTGCAAGTGATTTCTGCAGAGGAGCTTAGTGCAGTGGACCCGCAAAGAACAATCGGCCCGAAGAGAAATCTTCGAGCCGACGGAGAATAGGTTCGCTTGCGTTAGCTGGCGACAGGATCGTCGTCGTTGCCAAAGCCGCCGAAGAGATCAGCCTGCGCCAGCAAACGCGGCTTCAGTACCGGCTCGAGCTTCGGCGCAACGGGTTTCTCCAGTACCAGTCGCGGGCGCATCGCCTGCACCTTGCTTTCGCTCGCCGCGGGTCCCACAGGCTTCGAGAGCATCTTCACCAGTTCGCGCATCTCGTCACGCAGCGCCGTCAAAGCACGCAGGCGATCGAGGTCTGTGATCGGTGTCTTCGGAGCAGCGGGAACAACAGGTGCTGTAACGGCAACAGGTTCTGCACTGGCGATCGGCGAAGGCGCAGGAGCCATCGCGGTTTCGGCAACGCGGGCATCGTTCTTGAATGCCTGGCGCGCGCCAGCGATCGTGTAGCCCTGGTCGTAGAGCAGGCCCTTGATGCGCAGCGCCATCTCTACATCCTTGCGGCGATACAGACGCTGGCCGGTGCCGCCCTTGTTGGGCTTCAGTTGCGGGAACTCAGTCTCCCAGAAGCGCAACACATACGCCGGAACCTGGCAGAGCTTCGCCACATCGCCGATGCGGAAGTACAGCTTGTCCGGGATCTCGGGAGTAGCGGGCGTGACCTGCTTGCGGATTGGATGATGCGTGGCCATAGAGCGACTTGAGGCCAGTATAGGCGGGCTACTTGCCGTAGCAACAGTATTTTCCAGGGTTCCCCGGCCAAATAGCTGCCTCCCGGGTGAACCAAGGGAGTAAACATCCCGGTGAAGCGTTACTTGAGGTTTCGCCCCCGAGCGCGCACAGACCATGCGCGGCAACACTGCCTCTTCGCCCTACAATGGAGCAGACCATGGCAGACGAAGTACTCAACGCAGAGGCAGCAGAAAACGGCATTACAGACCCGGCGGCGATCCATAATTGCCCTTCCTGTGAAGTATGGCTCGGCGACGGCGAAACGCTCGCTTGTCCCGAGTGCCAGACGCTCGTCTACGGCCAGCACGTGGCAACGCTTGCACAGGCCGCACACACCGAGCAGCAGCAAGGCCACTTCGCCGCCGCGCGCGAGCTCTGGCTGCGCGCTCTGCAGTGGCTTCCGCCGGAAACGCAGCAGGCTGCAACCCTGCGCACTCACGTCGAACAGCTCACCCAGCGGATGGAACTTGAGCAGCAGCGCGAGGCGAAGTGGAAGAAGCGCCTCGGTCCCTTGGCGCCGGTCGCTCTCTTTCTGTTCAAGGCCAAGTCCGCGATCTTCATCCTCTTCAAGGCGAAGTTCCTGCTCGGCTTCCTTAGCTTCTTCGGCTTCTACTGGCTGCTCTTCGGATGGAAGTTCGCGCTCGGCTTTGCGATCTCGCTGCTCATCCACGAGATGGGCCACTTCATCACGCTCAAGCGCCGCGGCTACCAGCCTGAACTGCCGATCCTCATCCCGTTTGTGGGCGGATATGTTCGCTGGTTTTCGAACGGTGTGTCGCGCGAAGAACTTGCTGCCGTCTCACTCGCGGGCCCGCTCTACGGCCTCTTTGCGGCGATCGCCTGCCTGCTGCTCTGGAAGCTCTTCGGTTTACCGGTATTCCTTGTACTCGCCAACGTCGGCGCGTGGATCAACCTGTTCAACTTGCTGCCCATCGGCGGTTTGGACGGCTCCAAGGCCGTCTATGCACTCGGCTACCTCCAGCGACTGCTGCTGGCATCGATCTGCTTCCTCTTCTTCGGGCTGACGGTGTATGCGTCCGGCGGACATTTCTTCTCGCCAACGACACAATGGATGTTCGCCATCGTAGGCGCGGGCCTGCTCTGGCGCTGCTACACGCACGATGCGCCGGAAGAACCACACACGGGCACGATGATCTATTTCGCGGGCCTGCTGCTTGCGCTCGGTATCATGCTGCTCGTGACGCTCGCGCCGGTCAACCTGCTGACGAGCTAAGCCTGCATCGGCGCAGACTCCTGTTCGAACCCGGGCACAGCGCCTTCATGCGCTTCATGCTCCTGCAAGGCGCGGCGACGGAACTTGCGTCCGACGATCTCATACTCGCCGGAGAGCATGTTGCCGATCGCGTTGATGTAGGCTTCGTGCTCCTCCACCAAAAGGCGCTCCGTAACGCTCTGCACCGTGTCGTCGTCTTCGATCGGCACGGCGCGCTGCGCGAGAATGACGCCACCGTCCAGCGCATCTGTCATCAGGCTGACGGTGCAGCCTGTCACCTGTGCACCGTACTCCAGCGCCTGCGCCACCGGCTGCGAACGTGGAAACGCCGGTAGCAGCGAGGAGTGGATGCTTAGGACGCGATCCGGCCACTTGCGAAGGAAGGCCCCGCTCAGCGTGCGCAGATATCCTGCCAGGCAGATCAGGTCCACGCGCATTCTGCGCAGCAATGCGTCAATCGCTTCTTCGTGATCGCGCTGCTCACGCCCGCGCCCTTCCATGGTGACGGTCTGCAACCCTGCCGCGCGGGTCGCCTCGGCGCCATGAGCGCCAGGAATGTTGCAGAGAATGATGGCAACTTCACAGTGCGGAAGGCGCCCCTGGCGCACCGCCTCTGCGACAGCGAGCACATGCGAGGCTCCAGAAGAAATGAGAAACGCCAGACGGACAGGACGGTCCGCACTGCCTTCTGCATCGTGTTCGTTCATCAACGAGTTCACAGGCCTCCTCTTGCTTGCAAGACCGCGGAGAAGAAATGCAATGACAGAGCCCGCTACTCCCAGGCCGCTTCATTGGCGGCCGGTGGAGTCCGCTTCGCACCTCCGAAAACAGCCGGGAGGCGCGAAGCGTGATAGAAGCCGAGAGTAGCAGAATGCACCGCGTTTGCAACAACTTTGCGGAAAGATGATTCAAATTTCGACTCAATTTTCTATCGCATCACGCCGCAGCGAATTGCCGCTCCACGCCGTGCCCGACTTCTATACTGACCGTATGCCGTTTTCGCTTACCCGGTCTGAAGCCCTGCAACGCCGCGCCGAGTCCCTGCTCGCTGGTGGCGTCGACTCCCCCGTCCGCGCCTTCCGCGCCGTCGGTGGACATCCGCCCTTCGTCATCTCTGCCGAAGGTGCTTACCTGACCGACGCCGATGGCAACCGGTACATCGACCTCTTCGGTTCCTGGGGACCGATGCTCTTCGGCCACGCCTTCGCGCCGGCGGTCGAAGCGATCCAGCAGGCGGCCACGCGCTCGGCCTCCTTCGGAGCGTCGACACCCGCCGAAGCCGAACTCGCAGAACTCGTGCAGCGCTGCGTTCCTTCGATGGAGAAGATGCGCTTCGTCTCCTCCGGCACCGAAGCCTGCATGTCGGCGATCCGCCTCGCGCGCGGCTTTACTGAGCGCCCGTTTGTGATCAAGTTTGAAGGCTGCTATCACGGCCATGCCGACGCACTGCTCGTGAAGGCCGGCTCGGGTGTCGCTACGTTTGGCATTCCCGGTTCCGCTGGCGTGCCGAACGAGACCGCGATGCACACGCTTGCGCTGCCCTACAACGACCTCGCCGCCGTAGAGGCCGCATTTGCGGCGCACCCCGGCCAGATCGCCTGCATCATCCTCGAACCGGTCGTCGGCAACGCGGGCACCATCGCTCCGGCGGAGGGCTTCCTGCGCGGTCTGCGCGAGATCACGCGCCGCGAAGGCGCGCTGCTGATCTTCGACGAAGTGATGACCGGCTTCCGCCTCGCCGCCGGCGGCGCGCAGGAGCACTTCGGCTTCACCACGCCGGAGCTCAAGCCCGACCTGACGACGCTCGGCAAGATCGTTGGTGGCGGGCTGCCCGTCGGCGTCTTTGGCGGCCGCGCGGAGATCATGGACAAGCTCGCGCCGCTCGGCCCGGTCTACCAGGCCGGTACGCTGAGCGGAAACCCGCTCGCGATGGCTGCAGGTATCGCCACGCTGGGCTATCTGCTGTTGAACAAAGCGACGATTTACCCGCAGCTCGAGCGCACAACAGCGGCGATCACCGACGGCCTTGCGCGGATTGCTGAAGAGGCGGCCGTCCCGCTTACGATCAATCGCGTGGGCTCGATGTTTACCTGCTTTTTCACCAGCGAATCGGTGACGGACTTCGACGGTGCAGCGACCTCCGACACCGCGCGGTTCGGGCATTTTCACCGCGCTATGCTGGAGCGCGGCGTGTGGCTGCCGCCAAGTCAGTATGAGGCGGCCTTCGTCTCAACGGCCATCGGCGAAGCCGAAATTGCCGCGATTCTCGCTGCAGCGCATGAGGCTTTTTCGGCCCTGTAAAGAGGCCCTTTTGAGCAGTTTTGAGGTGTTTTAGAGCGGTTTTGTGCAGTTTTGGAAGAAAAGCAAAAAGCCCGGACAATGTCCGGGCTTTTTTGCGGTTGTGGTTCGGTTAGAAGGTGACGCGAGCGCCGAGCTGTACCTGGCGAACCTGGTAAGCGTAGTTGCTGTTCACACCCGAGGTGGAAGGCGTTCCGAAGTTCGTGTTCGGAGCCAACGTGTTCGTACCGCTGTTGAACGTGAACGCGGTCGTGTTGATACCGGTGACGTTCTGGTGGTTGGCCAGGTTGAAGCCTTCCGCCAGCAGCTGCAGGCTCATGCCTTCACGAAGACGGAAGTCCTTCTGCACACGCGCGTCGACAACGATGGCGCGCGGAGCATACAGGGTGTTGCGTCCGAAGTAGGGGATGTACGAGGTAACGCCCGTACCACCAACGCCCGAGCTATAGGGAGCAAGGCAGGTCGTTGCCGCGCACTGGTTCTGCGGGGTGCCCGACACGCCGTAGGAGTACGGCAGACCGCTCTGCATCTGGACCAGCGGCTTCACCGACCAGCCGTTCGTCAGGTAGCTCAGGTAGTTCTGATGGCTGATGCCGGGCAGGTTGATGTTCGCCCAGCCCACCACACGGTGACGGATGTTCAGGCTCGAGTTGCCGTAGTTCGAACGGCCGTTCGCGTACGGATCGATCCAGTTGTTCGTACCAGCACCCGTGAACTGGGCCACGTTGTAGTCGAGAGCATGCGCCCAGGTGTAGTTCGCGTCGAAGGTGATGAACTTCCAGGAGCGGTTGGTGATGTCGACCGACATGCCGTGGTAAGCCGAGTTCGCATTCGAAATCACGTCGGTGATCGCGTTGAACGAGGGGTTCACGGTGTTGTAGACGTTACCGACCGAACGGTTCGAATACACACGGTTGGTGAAGGTGGTGCCGCTCGCCACGCCGTTGCAGGTCGTGACGCCGGTTCCGCAATTCACGGTGTAGGTGGTGTTGTAGTAGTTCGACGGATTGAGGTTGAGGTTCAGGTAGTTCGGCAGTTCACGACCGAGCGCACCGATGTAGGAGATCGAGAGCACGTTGTGCTTGCCGAGGTCCTGCTGGAGCTGAAGGTCAAACTGCTCGGTGTAGGGGTTCTGCATGTGCGAATCGAGGTACTGGATCGACGGAGCCGAGGCCGAAGCCGCCGGAGCCGCAGTGAGCACCTGCGGGAAGCGCAGGTTCGCTGTACCGCTCGAGTTCGTCACAGCCGACGAGTTGTAGGTGGTGTAGGCCGACTGACCCGCCGTCGAACCGGTCGTGATGTACGCATTCATGATGACAGCGTTCGGGATACGGCCGTAGTACATGCCGAAGCCACCGCGCACGACGGTCTTGCCCTGCGAGAACGGATCCCAGGCGAAGCCGAGGCGCGCCGAAACGTTGTTCTTGTCCGAGGGGAAGCTGGCTGTCTGCGAAGCGGTCTGCAGCGCCTTATACGGCGACGGCAGCATTTCGTAGTCGTAACGGACACCCAGGTTGAGGGTGAGGTTCGAGCTGACCTTCCAGTCGTCCTGTACGAAGTACGCGGTATCCAGCGTCGCCAGATCGAAGGTGGTCGGTCCAAACTCCTGCGACTGGTTGCTGTAGCAACCAAACGTTCCGGTTGCGCTGATGGTCGGGGTAGCACCGGTGCTCGACAAGCAGGCGCCGGTCGGCTTCACGATGTCGGCGATGTAGTTGAACACCGAACCGTAGGTGTAGGAGCCATTGCCCTGATAGAGGGTGTTCTGCAGATCGTAGTTGTGTACGAAGTCCACACCGAAGCGGATGGTGTGACGACCCAGCGTGTACGAAGCCGTATCGCCGATCTGCCACTTGCGCTCATCCGGGTATGCCGTGCGGTAGCTGTAGTACGGCGAACCAGCATAGAAGCCATAGCTACCGGCGTAAATGTTCGCGTAGGTGGCCACACCGTTGGCAGCCATCAGGTGGTTGGCGCTGTAGGTGGTGTAGGGCTGCTGACCTTCGTCGTTCAGTTCGCGAGCGTACTGATAACGGAGTTCGTTGGTCATGCGGCTGGAGATCTGCGAATCGAGGATCGCAACGCCGTAGTCGAGCTTTACGAAGTCCGTACCGAAGGCGTCACGCGCGTAAGCGAGAGCAGCCTGCGTCTGTACGCCGCCGGGCGAATCCCAGCGCAGACGGTGGTAGAGGACGTTCAGCACGTTCTTGTTGTTGATCTGCCAGGTGAGCTTCGGCGTGTTGATGAGCTGGTTGCCGAAGCGCGGCACGATGCCGAGGTCGGTCGAGAGGTCCGTGAGGGCCGTAGCGCAGGCAGCCTGTGCAGCTGTCGTCGTGGTACCCAGCGCAGCAGCGAGGTTCGTGATGAAGGTCGCGTTCGCTGTAGCGTACGTCGGGGTGCAGGTGTTGTAGAACTGGCTCGGGTTGGCAGGAACAGCCACGCCGGGGAAGTTACGACGGAAGGCGTCGAAAGCGTAGAACCAGAAAAGCTTGTCCTTGATCAGCGGTCCGCCGACACCGAAGCCGTACTGGTTACGCTTGTCCTTCGGACGGAAGGGGTTCGAAACGTAAGCGCCGGTAGAGTTCTGCGTCGTGAGCTTGACGTTGGGGTTCAGCGAGCTGAACTCATCGCCACGGTGCTCGAAGTACACTTCGCCGTGAAGCTGGTTGCCACCGGACTTGGTGACCGAGTTCACGACGCCGCCGACGGCGCGACCGAGTTCTGCCGAATAAACGCCGGTGTTCACCTGGAACTCACGCACTGCCACCTGTGCGGTGGAGTAGCCGGCGCGGGTACGACCACGCTCTTCCGAGAAGAACGCCTGGTTGTCGTCCGTACCGTCGATCTGCACGTTGTTCAACACGGCCGGGATCGCGCGGAAGCTCAACAGACCGAAGCCTGAAGCGTCATTGGTAACGCCCGGCGTGGTGAGAGCCAGCGAGGACCAGCGGCGGTTGTTGATGGGAATCGCCTCAATTTCCTTCGTCTCGAGGTGGCCGCCGAAGGCCGGGGAGTCAAAGTTGATCGTGGGAATCTCTGCGGAAACTTCTACGGTTTCTGCACTACCACCGGTGGTGAGGTGCGGTTGCACTTCAGTGATCTGGTTCACGAGGACGACGACGTCAGTACGCTTCTGCGTGGTGAAGCCGTTGGCCGAGATGGTGACGGTGTAGCTGCCCGGGGGCAGCAGCGGCGCGCTGTATGCGCCAGAACCGCTGGTGGTCAGCTTGCTTTCCGCACCCGTGGCATTGTTGTGAATCAAAACGGTTGCGCCGGGAACGGCGGCATCGGTTGCGTCAAACACGGTGCCCGAGATGCCACCCTGCGTCATTGACTGGCTGAACGCGGGCAGGCTCAACGAGGCGGCTACAGCCGTACAGGCCGCCAGGTAACGGAAATTACGGAACATTGCTTTCATGCGAGAGCGGTCTCCAAAAAGGTGATGCAAACTAACTTGCGAACAGCTCGTAGGCTGTTCGGTTTCTTGTGAACTTAGTATCAAGGGTACAGTTCTTTGGTTACAGAAGTGTAACGAAGAGTCCCCCGGGAACCAATACATTTACGAGCCACGCGCGAAACACAGCGTCAGGAAGCCAACAAGAAATGTATCCGATGGAAAGACTCCATCACTGCAGGTGAGCATGCGCCGGGACGCGCTCGAGCGCCACGGAAGATGCATCACGTTCAGGTTTCGGTCCCGGTCGCTGCATGGATGCTGCGCAGCGCTCCGTGCCAGAGTTACAGACTGTTTGCTCAGGTGTGTCTCTTTGAGACTCGCGCGGGGGTGCGCGATTGTCAAGGAATTAGTGCGTCGGCAGGCGATGCCCTCTAGTGCAATGTCTTTGGAATCACCGCGTATTGCAGCAGCACTTCGAACGGCACGACCTCGAGTGTGGCTTCGTGCGTGGCCTCGAGCACGATGGGGCAGGCGGCGCCGGCCTGCTGCACCTGGTACCAGCGCGCGGCGCAGATGCACCAGCGGTCGCCGGGCTTCAGGCCTGCGAAGCCGTACTGCGGCATCGGGGTGGAGAGGTCGTTGCCGAGACGCGCCGATGCGGTGAGGAACTCCTCGGTGACCACGGCGCAGACCGTGTGCACGCCGAGATCCTGCGGGCTGGTGTTGCAGCAGCCGTCACGGAAGAAACCTGTCAGCGGATCGTAGCCGCAGGGTTCAAGCGGCTGTCCCAACACGTTGCGAGAGGGCGCCTGGTCCGGCATGGGAGAAAAGGAGGACATGCGGCGATTGTAGACGACGAGGCTGCGCCCGGAGCGGGAAGGCTATGCCGACGCCGCTATTGCACGATGGCTGTCGGCACGTTGTCGCGGCTCTCGATGGGCAGGCGGATGCGGATCGTCGTACCGTGCTTGGGACCGTGGGTGCAGGAGCGCAGTTGCAGCACGCCGCCCTGCTCCTCCACGATGCCGCGCGTGACCCACAGGCCGAGGCCAGTGCCCTTCTCGCCCTTGGTGGTGAAGAAGGGCTCGAAGACGGCACGCATGTGCTCGCGCTCGATGCCGTGGCCGTTGTCGGCTACGGTGACGGTGACGTGGTC
The nucleotide sequence above comes from Granulicella cerasi. Encoded proteins:
- a CDS encoding MerR family transcriptional regulator, with translation MATHHPIRKQVTPATPEIPDKLYFRIGDVAKLCQVPAYVLRFWETEFPQLKPNKGGTGQRLYRRKDVEMALRIKGLLYDQGYTIAGARQAFKNDARVAETAMAPAPSPIASAEPVAVTAPVVPAAPKTPITDLDRLRALTALRDEMRELVKMLSKPVGPAASESKVQAMRPRLVLEKPVAPKLEPVLKPRLLAQADLFGGFGNDDDPVAS
- a CDS encoding site-2 protease family protein, which translates into the protein MADEVLNAEAAENGITDPAAIHNCPSCEVWLGDGETLACPECQTLVYGQHVATLAQAAHTEQQQGHFAAARELWLRALQWLPPETQQAATLRTHVEQLTQRMELEQQREAKWKKRLGPLAPVALFLFKAKSAIFILFKAKFLLGFLSFFGFYWLLFGWKFALGFAISLLIHEMGHFITLKRRGYQPELPILIPFVGGYVRWFSNGVSREELAAVSLAGPLYGLFAAIACLLLWKLFGLPVFLVLANVGAWINLFNLLPIGGLDGSKAVYALGYLQRLLLASICFLFFGLTVYASGGHFFSPTTQWMFAIVGAGLLWRCYTHDAPEEPHTGTMIYFAGLLLALGIMLLVTLAPVNLLTS
- the purN gene encoding phosphoribosylglycinamide formyltransferase, translating into MNSLMNEHDAEGSADRPVRLAFLISSGASHVLAVAEAVRQGRLPHCEVAIILCNIPGAHGAEATRAAGLQTVTMEGRGREQRDHEEAIDALLRRMRVDLICLAGYLRTLSGAFLRKWPDRVLSIHSSLLPAFPRSQPVAQALEYGAQVTGCTVSLMTDALDGGVILAQRAVPIEDDDTVQSVTERLLVEEHEAYINAIGNMLSGEYEIVGRKFRRRALQEHEAHEGAVPGFEQESAPMQA
- the hemL gene encoding glutamate-1-semialdehyde 2,1-aminomutase, which encodes MPFSLTRSEALQRRAESLLAGGVDSPVRAFRAVGGHPPFVISAEGAYLTDADGNRYIDLFGSWGPMLFGHAFAPAVEAIQQAATRSASFGASTPAEAELAELVQRCVPSMEKMRFVSSGTEACMSAIRLARGFTERPFVIKFEGCYHGHADALLVKAGSGVATFGIPGSAGVPNETAMHTLALPYNDLAAVEAAFAAHPGQIACIILEPVVGNAGTIAPAEGFLRGLREITRREGALLIFDEVMTGFRLAAGGAQEHFGFTTPELKPDLTTLGKIVGGGLPVGVFGGRAEIMDKLAPLGPVYQAGTLSGNPLAMAAGIATLGYLLLNKATIYPQLERTTAAITDGLARIAEEAAVPLTINRVGSMFTCFFTSESVTDFDGAATSDTARFGHFHRAMLERGVWLPPSQYEAAFVSTAIGEAEIAAILAAAHEAFSAL
- a CDS encoding TonB-dependent receptor, with amino-acid sequence MKAMFRNFRYLAACTAVAASLSLPAFSQSMTQGGISGTVFDATDAAVPGATVLIHNNATGAESKLTTSGSGAYSAPLLPPGSYTVTISANGFTTQKRTDVVVLVNQITEVQPHLTTGGSAETVEVSAEIPTINFDSPAFGGHLETKEIEAIPINNRRWSSLALTTPGVTNDASGFGLLSFRAIPAVLNNVQIDGTDDNQAFFSEERGRTRAGYSTAQVAVREFQVNTGVYSAELGRAVGGVVNSVTKSGGNQLHGEVYFEHRGDEFSSLNPNVKLTTQNSTGAYVSNPFRPKDKRNQYGFGVGGPLIKDKLFWFYAFDAFRRNFPGVAVPANPSQFYNTCTPTYATANATFITNLAAALGTTTTAAQAACATALTDLSTDLGIVPRFGNQLINTPKLTWQINNKNVLNVLYHRLRWDSPGGVQTQAALAYARDAFGTDFVKLDYGVAILDSQISSRMTNELRYQYARELNDEGQQPYTTYSANHLMAANGVATYANIYAGSYGFYAGSPYYSYRTAYPDERKWQIGDTASYTLGRHTIRFGVDFVHNYDLQNTLYQGNGSYTYGSVFNYIADIVKPTGACLSSTGATPTISATGTFGCYSNQSQEFGPTTFDLATLDTAYFVQDDWKVSSNLTLNLGVRYDYEMLPSPYKALQTASQTASFPSDKNNVSARLGFAWDPFSQGKTVVRGGFGMYYGRIPNAVIMNAYITTGSTAGQSAYTTYNSSAVTNSSGTANLRFPQVLTAAPAASASAPSIQYLDSHMQNPYTEQFDLQLQQDLGKHNVLSISYIGALGRELPNYLNLNLNPSNYYNTTYTVNCGTGVTTCNGVASGTTFTNRVYSNRSVGNVYNTVNPSFNAITDVISNANSAYHGMSVDITNRSWKFITFDANYTWAHALDYNVAQFTGAGTNNWIDPYANGRSNYGNSSLNIRHRVVGWANINLPGISHQNYLSYLTNGWSVKPLVQMQSGLPYSYGVSGTPQNQCAATTCLAPYSSGVGGTGVTSYIPYFGRNTLYAPRAIVVDARVQKDFRLREGMSLQLLAEGFNLANHQNVTGINTTAFTFNSGTNTLAPNTNFGTPSTSGVNSNYAYQVRQVQLGARVTF
- a CDS encoding DUF2237 family protein, giving the protein MSSFSPMPDQAPSRNVLGQPLEPCGYDPLTGFFRDGCCNTSPQDLGVHTVCAVVTEEFLTASARLGNDLSTPMPQYGFAGLKPGDRWCICAARWYQVQQAGAACPIVLEATHEATLEVVPFEVLLQYAVIPKTLH